One part of the Terrimicrobium sacchariphilum genome encodes these proteins:
- a CDS encoding response regulator, whose protein sequence is MKTESPERIHILIADDHFTVLEGLAAIIARQPDMQVTGQAGDGEEALALWKTTQPDICLLDLRMPKLDGVTVTESIRALDHSARVIVLTTYDTDNDILRAIRAGAKAYLLKDSRREDLLDCIRRVYRGETFITPTLVEKLASGLSVEPLTGRELDVLTLLASGLSNKEIGTRLCITETTVKSHLRAIFSKLNVLSRTEAVTAANKRGLIQI, encoded by the coding sequence ATGAAAACCGAATCGCCTGAGCGCATCCACATCCTGATCGCCGACGATCATTTTACCGTACTCGAAGGGCTGGCCGCCATCATCGCCCGACAGCCCGATATGCAGGTCACCGGACAGGCGGGCGACGGCGAAGAAGCGCTCGCCCTTTGGAAGACGACGCAGCCCGACATCTGCCTGCTGGACCTGCGCATGCCGAAGCTCGACGGCGTGACGGTCACCGAGTCCATCCGCGCCCTCGATCACTCGGCCCGGGTCATCGTTCTCACCACCTACGACACCGACAACGACATCCTCCGCGCGATCCGTGCCGGAGCCAAGGCCTACCTGCTCAAGGATTCCCGGCGCGAGGATCTCCTCGACTGCATCCGGCGGGTCTATCGCGGCGAAACGTTCATCACCCCCACGCTGGTCGAGAAACTCGCCAGCGGCCTGAGCGTGGAACCGCTCACCGGGCGCGAACTGGACGTCCTCACCCTCCTCGCCTCCGGCCTGAGCAACAAGGAAATCGGCACCCGGCTTTGCATTACGGAGACGACAGTGAAATCCCACCTCCGGGCCATCTTCAGCAAGCTGAACGTCCTGAGCCGCACCGAGGCGGTCACCGCCGCCAACAAGCGTGGGCTCATTCAGATTTAG
- a CDS encoding hydrolase, translating into MSHYHKLYTAEDSAVVFIDHQPQMTFGVSNIDRATLINNVTLLAKVAKEFNVPAVITAVETESFSGYVWPQLLDVFPGQQVVERTSMNSWDDEGFRAAIKATGRKNIIMTGLWTEVCVTWPTIEMLGEGYNIYVVEDCCGATSSAAQEAALSRMVQAGAVRVTTMPALLEWQRDWARRDHYNNLMGIIKNQGGAYGVGVEYAYTMVHHAPQSAIQPQVVAPKAAH; encoded by the coding sequence ATGAGCCATTATCACAAGCTTTATACTGCTGAAGACAGCGCCGTCGTCTTCATCGATCATCAACCCCAGATGACCTTCGGTGTGTCCAATATCGACCGTGCTACGCTGATCAACAACGTCACCCTCCTCGCCAAGGTCGCGAAGGAATTCAACGTCCCCGCCGTGATCACGGCAGTGGAGACCGAGTCTTTCAGCGGCTACGTCTGGCCTCAGCTCCTGGATGTGTTTCCGGGACAGCAAGTGGTCGAACGCACATCGATGAACTCGTGGGATGACGAGGGCTTCCGCGCCGCGATCAAAGCCACGGGCCGCAAAAACATCATCATGACCGGCCTCTGGACGGAAGTTTGCGTGACCTGGCCGACCATCGAGATGCTTGGGGAAGGCTATAACATTTATGTCGTCGAGGATTGTTGCGGAGCCACGTCATCCGCAGCTCAGGAAGCCGCTCTTTCCCGCATGGTGCAGGCGGGCGCGGTGCGCGTCACCACCATGCCCGCTCTGCTCGAGTGGCAGCGCGACTGGGCGCGTCGCGATCATTACAACAACCTGATGGGCATCATCAAAAACCAGGGCGGCGCGTATGGCGTCGGCGTCGAGTACGCCTACACCATGGTGCATCACGCCCCGCAGTCGGCGATCCAGCCGCAAGTCGTCGCTCCGAAGGCTGCCCACTAG